GTCCCTATAATGCATGATGCAGTTTAGCAATGTTTCTCCAGACATCCTGGTGGTAGGACATTATTTACAAATTCTACAGGAAAGAGCCTGGAAGCAGCATTGCTGCtcccaaaaaaaagaaatcagcatGACGCTTGTGCATTTTGCCCTGAAGATTTTTTATGTGTTGTGCTCCTTATGGAGTATGAATCCTGGCGTTTTAGAAGcaaataaactgcaaatataGACAAGGAGGTTGTTGAAAGTTCATGTCCAGAATGAATGGAATGAATTTGCATTGATGTCTAACGGTAGCCGTGGTTTTGTATTTAGATCTGGAGGGCGGTGAGAAGGATGAGAAAgctttctgaaataattttacaataaaaacagcacaactctaaaaataaactgaaacagtGATTATCAAAAAGCCCATCTTGAGGACGTTCTGTGTGGATCCTGCACTTGCGAAGTATctcagataaaaataattacactgGTTCACTGAGTTCAGGACAGAGAACCCTTCAAGTGCATCCTCTTGTGCTGTCAGAAAGCTGACGAAGATAAAGTTTGTTCCTCTACGTTAAGGCTGAAACTAATGATTTAGGACCAGAAACCGCTTATAAGTTATAGGTAAATTCTGCAGATTATGAGGGGAAAACCCTAGTGTAGTGGTATTCCCTGTGGCAACTCCATTGCAGTAGGATAGCCAATAATGGagcaagaacaaaaacagctctggaaaaaatgaagagcccactgcactgagccccattgaaaacctcatgattattccaccaaatattgatttctaaaCTCTTCCCGAGTTAAAATATtggtattgttgtttctaaatgaatatgaacttgttttcgttgcattatttgaggtctgaaagcactgcatctttttcatgattttgaccatttctcattttctgcaaataaatactaaatttttggttggaatttctgagaaatgttgtcagtagttcatagaataaaacaacaatgttcattttactcaaacatatacctataaagagtaaaatcagagaaactgctcattttaagtggtttcttatttttttctggactaGTATATGTGCCTAGTACTAACAAGGCAGTATGGCATTGCTTGCCTCCTCGCTACAATGAGGTTTTCGATGATTCAAATGGTTTTGTAAATTCTGGAGAACATAGGGTGGTCTTAATCCAGCTGTGAAGGTGAACTTTTCCCATCATACAACCACTGATAAATATTACTTTGGCATGGTCTAAACTCCAAACacatatttatctaaatattgCCACAGAAGGTTGATGCATAAATAACTATAATGCCACATGAAATGATATTTTGAGAAGTTTTGCATGACCTTTAACACAGAATGCTTCCCCAGAGGTGAAGATGGATGATGATTTGCTACTCAGTTTAACTGGCTTCCATTCCCATGGTGTGCTTGTCAAAGAGGTACTCGGCCATCCCATTCTGAGGAGCGCCCATGCGACGCAGGTTTGAGATCCAGTCTGCCAGCTGTTTGATGGATTTAACCTGCTCATCCAGAAAATGTGCTTCTACAAAGTCACACATCTGTATAGGAAGACAAAAGACATTGTATTGGAAAAATGTCAGATCACAAGGAGAGATCTGAAACTGCTTGTTCTTCTTGGCTGTTTCTCACATGAGGATCATTATGTTCGGCTGCCATTTTCTGCAGGTCCAGCAGGGATTGGTTTACACTTTTCTCTAGCTGCAAAGCACACTCCAAGGCCTCCAGGCCGCTCCCCCACTCGTCTCTATCGGGTTTCTAACACACAAATAATTGACTCGAATTATTTGAGTCAATTATTCAATGACTCAAAATCGTGTACATATTCAAGAGGACTGTTTTCAACACACAAAAGTGCACCACTGGTTGTGAAATTAGGTTTTACATTCTGAAAATGACCCAACTGCTGACAATAACAATTTATTTCCATTGATTAGTAAAAGTATCTTTGCATACCTTAATGTCCTGCAGGAAAATTCTGCCTCCACGCTTGTTCTGCAGACTCATCAGCTTCTCTGCATGCTCACGCTCCTCTTTCGACTGGGCATTGAAGAATTTTGCAAAATTTTCTAGGGATTTATCATCCCTGTCAAAATAGTATGCCttaaagaaaggagaaaaccGGGTAATAAAGTAGCAACACATTTTCcactaaattataaaataatacacaaCAAAAGTGGCTTTTAAGTGTTTCTCACCATTGAGAGATAAACATAGGAGGCATACAGCTCCAAGTTGATCTGTCTGTTGATTGCAGCCTCGCAATCCTGATGGAAGTTTTGTCGGATTTGGGAAGTCATTTCTATCAATGTTACAACAATGAATGAGAAAATACCGTCAACGTGTCTGCAGGTCAAATCCAATACAAAATACACCAGGgtacaataagaaaaaaattaatagggTTTCCTTTTGAGATGTCATCCAACATTTAAGGGACTAATCTGAAGAAAAAGGTCACTTGTCAGTACTGGTGGCGCACACAAACAAATCTCACACAGACAGACCATAACATTGTTTGCATTGTGGTAAAAGCAGTCTgcatgcaaaagtatttacatccCATGAACTTTGTCACTTTATAACCACAACCGTCAAATTATTCCACTGAGATTTTATGTTGCAATGCAACTCAAAGTAGAGCCTGATtgcaaagtaagaaaaaaatgttttacatgacAAGTGTGGCATGGATTTACATTCACTCCCAGCACCTCTTTGTAGAACAATTTTTCTCTGTCATCATCGCTGTAAAGTCTTTGGGAGTATGTATCAGCTTTGCATATTTAGAGCCATTcctttttgcaaaataactcaagcTAAAGATTAGAACAAAAAGCACAGAACATCAAGTTTTCAAATCTAACAAAACTTGTTCAACGCATAAATATGTGTTGATACAAACTTATACATGGTGGTTCTGGATTGTACTTTTGGTTTTACTGTCTTGCTTATTCAAAGCCTCTATGGTGTTTTCAAGTAACTTAACTATTTCCACGGTTGCTTCGCCTTAAAAGTTCTCCACAATTTAATCCCCGTCTGTTGTGATGATGCCTGTTTGTACACATATATTCTGCAACAAACCTTTTGAGGCCTTTGCAAAGCAGCAGgttttatatttgattaaattGAGCACAGGTGAGCTCAATATTCTAATTAGGTAGCATTTAAAACAGCCTGTTGCACGGTATTTTATTAAGAGGTAGCAGATGATAGAGGTATAAATGCACCACGAAACCTTTACCTTCTACTTCGCCTTAAAGCTCTACTTTTTATTACCCCTGTCTTTTAAAATCCCAATATAATACAATAACACTTGTGGTTTTAATAGTCACTTCACTGCAAATTTAGATCTGTATTGATCCACGCATGGCCTGCATCTGTTAATATACCGCTTATCAACTATAAATAAACCTTTATGGGATGGTTTCCTATCTTAAACTTGGAGCTGGTAAACCATTAATTTCAAATCATGTTCATAAATCTCACAGAAAAAGCACAGCATTAACTTATGCTAGCTAAATAATGCGAAGCTAACCCGCTATAAGCTGTTAATAGGAGCATAAACCTACcctgtttcaaatattttcaactcTCCTTTTCACTTTAGTAATAACTACTGGCTGTATTGCAGTTcaatatgtttaatattaaagGTTTAAGAGATACACGCCACCTGAATGTTACTCAAAGTCACCGCACCGCTTAGCAGAGGCGCCCACCATGTAAACACGTCAGGAGGTGGAGTGTGTTGCATTCATGACAGTAGGAACTAAGCAACACTAGGTTGCAATCCCTTATCATCGTTCACTCCCATTATTATCGCTCTTTACTAGAATTAACGAATTATATGCATTTTAATCGACAGAGCCCGCCAGCGACATGTGGCAAAatagtgtttaaaaacaaactaatcaaACAGGGTCACGTATGCGTTTTCCGAGGTGACTGGAAAGCAGCACTAAGTTAATTCAGCGCTGTTTTCCCCTTAATGCGCAGTGGTTAAAACTTTGCAGAATAatgtaaaatgtcaaaatgtggTAGATCAGATTCTAATATCAAAGGCAACATCAATCAGtgatgttttcttattttgagaTGAAGACGCCACCAAAAccagtcaaaaataatttccacaTCTATAAATAGTATAGCGATTATAGCCTTTTGGTTGAAGTTGTACAAACAAGACAAGTAAATTCAACATATTACTTCAGCATAAAGTTTGCtataagaaaatattaaaagaaaaacacaccagGCACTATAATCTCCAGATATTTAAGGTGAGATTAGTAGGATCTCAACAGCCTACATCAAGGTGTGCATAATTAGGCAGCTTCTTTCCTCAGGCAAAatgggccaaaaaaaaaaaagaaaaaaagagtgatTTAAGTGACTGAAgtccaaaactgtaaaaaaaaaaaaaaaaagtcctgcaGCACTCTTGAATTGCTAAGATATTGGGGCATGATCACAGAACTAtcaaacattttgctgcaaataGTGAACAGGgtcacaagacaaaaaaaaaaagttaattaaccaCCAAAGATTTGAGAAGAATCAAATGTGATCAGATGCTTGCAAGATGAAGGCAGAGTTCTGGTGTGGGCTGGTGCTATTACAGATGAGCTAGTTGGACTTTTTTGGGTTGAAAATCAACTCCCAAACCTGCTGGTAGTTTTTAGAAGacactttcttctttcttcaagCATGTGGTGCAGGAAAAAAAGTCTACATCTTTCTAGAAAACCATAATTTTTATGCCAGGCAATGTTCCATAGCATCCATCAAAGTATTCCACTATGTAATTTTTCACAGACCACCAACTTTGGTGGGTTTTCAGATACTGTCAAGGCCTCTAAAAAGCCAGTTAATTTGATGGAAGAATCATAGCAGCGTGACTACAATAGGCCTTTGCAGCGATTTCACTGCTTGGGCCTAAACATGCAACCAGGCAAAATAACTTTCCACATTCTCAgtactgtatgttgttttttttttcctacattaCTAACTCAAACTAGCTCTAAATCATGTTTTCTCACTAATAGAAAAcctctaaaagaaaaacaaattacaatggaaaaactttatttgaaacagATTTAAAGCAATTTTAATACAGCAGCAAACGCCACACTGTTTTCACTTAAAAGGTCTCACTTCCCTCCAGTTGGAGGAGAGTGCCACACTGCAGAGCTGGTGCGTTTAAAGAAACGTGGTTTGCTTTTGTAAAATATGTTCTCCAGTCTGAGTGGCTCAATGGGCCCAAAGATGGAGTCCACATCAATAGGGTTGAAGTACTGCTTCCCCATTAGCTGCTTCAGATTGACAcctggaaaagtaaaaatagtttGACAGTTTTGAAGTGGCATATAAGCATTATGTGCAGAAGAACATGCACAAACTAATATTTAGAAAGCCCTACACTGGTGGGGTTGCAAAAATCAACCAAGAACCCCAGACAAAAAATGGGGTTCTTGCTTTTAAATTTTGCAATATAAATAATCTAACTGCTTATACACACCTTCGGCCCAAGAGGGAATGGGTTTTCTCGGGGCAGATTCATCATCTGTTGAATCATCGCTGTTCTGGTCCATTCCGTAATCCTCTGGATTTTTTGAAATAGTCAGTGTCTTATTTCCACCATCAGGAGTGATGGCGTACGACTGAACTGACATTTCCTGCAGGGAGAAAGTGGAAAGCACACAATGAGGCTTGATGATGAAAAGTAGAAGTTACAAAGTAGAAGCTTTTAGAAAACCTGTGTcaaaaacgtttaaaaaaaaaaaatacctgcaTGTCCACAGTAACATTTAGACCACCCTTCCCTGCTGGCGTTGTCATTACAGAGTACTGggagaatgaaaaaaagaaacaaaccacaaaataaagacaacagTAGGTCAGGAGAAAAAATACATGCAAGTTGCATGAAAACTGACAGCATAActgagttaaaagaaaaacaaaacagaactttGTATACAAGTTCTTAGCTTGTAATCACTGAATGAGTGTATGCAAGCTCTAAATTTGAGTGATGCTTACCTCAAGGTCAACTGTTTTATTCAGCAACTTCTTTAATACAATtgagaggagagaaaagaaatgttgaGTTTGTAAGATCAGACaataacaaaacacataaatgcacaaaaaacatctcaatttaaggatttttgcatcacaaaaacataatttagaaGGATTTTCCACCAGATTTTTGTCCCGTCAGCTTACTTGTgcctcagcagcagcttctctccGTTTCGCTTCTTCCCGCTCTTTCAGAGCTTTCTCTTTTGCAGCcagcctctgctgctcctcctaaaataattttcatgaGTGTCAAATATTTCCAGTGCACacaaaagaaagtatttttccTACTGCCGAAATTCGAATGCTGATAGTCCAGTCttaacaataaaatcattttttgattTGGCCTGAAAGCATCACAGCACAGACGAAAACATTTCTTACCAGTTTCCTTTTGTCTTCCAATGCTTTCCTTcgctcctccagctctctctcttctttttccctGGCTGCTCGCTCTACCTCACGCTGTAAAGCAAgagccttttctttttctacccgttctctgcacacacacattaaaaaagcaattattACAACCTGGCATCGCTAAAATAACTTAGGTAAATGCAACGTACATCTTGACTCGCTCTTTGGCGAGTGCCATTAAAATATGTTGGAAAGAAGGGGAgggcaaaaaaattaaataaatagacgGCACCATCCCAGCCTTTCTCTGTGATGGTGCCGTCTTACTTACTGTGATAATTGTCGCAGTGATGAATTAACTGCATGATAAGTTAAAATGAGCTCTAATTTCTattctgattaatatttttttaacaattttgttTGCAGGATATTTAGAATATCGTCCAGTTCCACTGTTAAAGAGTTCtctacaaaattaaagtttattggtcttttgAGAAGGTAAACGTGGATTATTATGTCAACATGAgtgtatcattttaaaatggcctctaaacaacaatattatcgtttatcacaatttATCATGCAGcataatttgttattgtgacaggcctatccCAGAGCGAAATTGAAATTTcatatcttttattttaccaattacatactttagtatttttttcctGAACGAATACCAATAATTGCAGTCACTCATTTCTAACAGACCTTTCAGCAGCAGCTTGCCGTTCCCGCTCCAGTTCTTGCTCCCTCTGGCGCTCCAGAGCTTTGCGAGCTTGctgttcctcctcctccgcttTCTTTTTGGCGGCCAGCTCCTGCTGTcgtttctcctcctcctgaGTTTCAAGTGCAGGTgacatttaataattttgtatcctccaaaaattaataaaaatgttgaaggtgaataatatttaacttttgtCATGTGGATTAAAATGTCCATTTTATTTGACTGTTGTGTGCATACTTggcaaatataaaatgtttttgtattgaCTTCCGGTTATGGCGCTGAGGTGAGCAGAAGCAGTTGAACCAGAGCTCCCAACTCGGTCGTCTAATTCCCCTTTGCCAGAGCTGAATTAACCCTCTAAAATCGATTATTTTATGATGAAAAGCGGAAAGGCATCAAAAAGTAAcggtaaatcaaaacaaacacaagaaacagagagaacttttaaaacaatctgACCAGCACGTGGCTATGGAAGGGCTTCCGGCTAGCATCGGAGCTATCCGCAAAGAGATCGTAGCTATCCGTGCAGACGTGAAGGAAGAGCTGAGCTGCTTTCGCGACGACTTCTCTGCCGACATGAAGAGAGATTTAAGACGTTTTCAAGAAGAGATTAATGGAAGACTAAATGAAATCGTGTCGGACATAAAAGAGAACCAGAAGAGAACGGAGGAGTCGTTAAAGCGTGTGGCAGAAATGGAGGAGTGGACCGGCGGCGGCGAAAGAGGTGCTGTTGTGGTAATGTGGCCTTGGTTTCcctttttggtttaatttatgtttcttatattgctgttttggattgcttgttatattttgaacttatttacttttcttaGATTTAGTTGAGTTATATTTTTGGGGTGTTGTGTTGTatgtttctgattggttgtttgagGTCACGTGCCATGTACACCGGGAGACGCCCCACCGCAGCGGCGCAGGTGTTCTGCATCTAATTAAGCAGCGTGCAGACCAGGAGGATGATAAGCCATCGACTGTGAGACAGCTAGGAGGAGAAGCAGACTGAGCCGGGCTGGTTGTTGGTGTTAGGAGGACGGCGCAGGCGGACCGGAGGACTAGAGACAGGCAGACTGGTCACCAAGGAGTACCACCTGTCTGATCGCTGTTGAGGGCAGCGAGTCGCCTGACTGGTCGCCGTCAAGGAGCGGGCGGCGGGGCTGTAGGAGCAGGAGTGGCTGGATCGCGGCTGAGGTTCGCCAGGGACCGGGAGCAGTAGAGGACCGCGACCCCCCTTTGGGCCAGCTAAGAGTCTGTTAAGGACTTGTTTATTGACTTTGCCTTCAAGGACTGCCTGTGCCTCCTTCTTAATTattcaccttttaaataaattattgtaaattttattggtCTGTTTTGAAACTCTGTTCACAATCCTTGCAGTTATTTATTTGGTACACCACTCAGGTGCCACACCGTCTCAAACTATAAGCAACCAAGATAAAATTCAAGCCAAACTGACTGATTTAGAAGCACGCTCAGGTAGAAACAATATCCGTGTGTACGGGATTCCGGAGGACACAGAGGGAGACAATTTGTTGGAGTTTATGGACTGGTTCATTAAGGCTGAGCTGTCACTCCAGGATACGGATCTAGCTATACAACGCTGCCACCGGGCTCTGGGTCCCAAACCGCCGCAGAATGCGAGCCCCCGCTCCGTGGTGATCGCCTTTCTGGCATTCAGAACCAGGGATTGGGTGCTTCGCGCTGCGTGGAAGAAAAGAGAAGTACACCTCAACCAGCAGCGGGTTTATTTCGACCAGGACTACCCGACAGAGACccaaaagaagaggaaagctCACGCCTCTatcagaaaacttctgaaaGAAAAAGGTCTCCGTTTCCAAACCCCGCAGCCAGCGAAGCTCCCGAGTGTTTTTTGACTGTGGCACGGTCACGTATAGCAGCGCGGCGGACGCCATGAAGGACCTGCGAAAGAGGGGGTCTCGCTCCCGACTGCAATAGCAACGATGGTTATCCCACGGCAGCGCCGATGGAGAAACTGGACAGACTGTCCTGGGTGATGGCGGAGGCCAGACGActtaaggaagaaaaaagaaaaatctgagcaATTCAATGACCTGACtaacaactaaacattttagaGCAGAAACATATTGAAACCAAAGACCCTGCTCTGCTACAGCAAATAGCTGCAATAAAAGTAGACCTAAATCGGAAGCTCAACGACAAAGTGATGCTTAATCTCAAATATATTCAACAAACTTACTATGAAAATGGACCCCGAGCgaaaaaaatattaacctgGCGACTAAAACAACTAGACAGATCCATCTTTAAAATTAGAAACCCCATTTCCAACCAGATGTGTTTCTCCCCAgacaaaatacataaatcatTTGAAATATACTACAGGAACTTATATAGTCAACCCGAATTAACTGAGCTTCCCTCAGTAAAACAGTTTCTAGATTCTTTGGATCTCCCCTCAATTGGCAATGAGCAAAATAAGTGGATATCTGCAGATATAACACCAGCAGAGGTCGATAAAGCCACCTCAAAATTGAAAGCAAGTAAATCACCAGGAGGAGATGGATTACCAGCTGAATGGTATAAAATCTTTAGGAGATCTATAACACCTttgctgttaaaatgttttaatcatgtGCTTAAAGGAGGGGAGACTCCACCATCCTGGAAACAAGCGGTGAGATCCGTTATACCAAAACCAGGAAAGGATAAAAGTGAGTGTAGCTCATACCGGCCCATTTCAGTCTTGAACATTGATTATAAAATATTCACTTCAATAATTGTTAGTAGACTAGAAAATATTATCCCCGAACTGATTGATACAGACCAGACAGGATTTATCAAAAATAGACGTACACAGGAGGCGAGCGTTACACTTATTTGACATCATGAgcagaaataatttgaaatctTTAGCAATCAGTTTTGATGCTGAAAAAGCCTTTGACTCTGTACGATGGGAATACTTATATCTGGTTCCTGCAGGTTTGGCTTTAATAATACAAtcataaattgtttaaaatcaatACACAGTTCGCCAGTAGCCCGGATCAAAATAAATGGAGGCCTTTCAGGCACAATTCCTCTGAAACGAGGATGCTGGCAAGGATGTCCTCTGAGCCCAATTCTCTTCGCACTTTTTATAGAGCCACTTGCCCAAAAAATTAGGGAAGACCCAGAAATTAAAGGGAATCATATTTAAGGGAAAAGAATACAAGTCATGTCTATACGCCGATGATGTCCTGGTGACCCCTATCTGACCCAGATGCCAGTCTACCTAACCTCATGTCCTGCCTCTACCAATTTGGACTTTATTCaggttataaattaaatattggaAAAACTCAGACCCTGTGCTTTAACTACTCACCCAGAGAATATATAAGTAATCGGTTCAAATttaattggaaaacaaaaaccatgaaATATTTAGGTGTTATTactaaaaatgtaatcaaaatatACAAAGCAAATTATGGTACTATAactaataaagttaaaaataacctgaacaaaTGGGCTCCCCTGACACTCGATTTGTACAACCTAatagaaatcataaaaatgataattttacCTCAACTGTTGTTCCTTTTTCAATCTTTATCAATAGAAATTCCTATCAAGCAATTTAACGAGTGGAACCGGATCATCTCCAGGTTTATATGGCAGAATAAGAAACCAAGGGTACGCTATAAAACGTTACAATTACCAAGAGATAAAGGAGGAATGTCACTCCCATGTTTGGAAAATTACTACAGAGCAGCACAACTGCAATTCGCGGTTTACTGATGTGAAGAGGGTTATGAAGCAAAATGGAAAGAACTAGAATTAAGTCAAATTGACATCCCCCTGCAAGCTCTGCTGGGGGATAAACACCTCAAGACTACATATGCAGATGAGTTGAGTGTTTCCACAAAAGTCCCTCTCAGCATCTGGTTTAGAGAGTTCCGAAACCCACTTTTAGAGAGGAAAACTAGGTTAAGATGGATTGAACATGATAGGGATTTTATACCAGCACAATTTGACTCTACATTCAATCAACTAACCAGAAAAGGCATGACATCATACTGCGTGATTTCTTCTGGAACTGATCTGGAAAGTTTCCAACAACTGCAGGAAAAATTTGACCTTGACAAACAAGACTTTTTCAGATACCTGCAGCTCAGGCAccatctttaataaaaacattaaaatattggaaaaaaatgatcagGACCTCATTAATATCTTTATTGATGCTTATAAAGGTAAATCTTATAAGAAGAGGCTGTCCAGACTATATGAGTgcttagaaaataataaaaaaacatctacattatatattaaaaacacatgGGAAAAGGAGGCTAAAATAACGCTGATGCTCAACATTTGTCAAACGAACTCCACCACCACCAGCTCAGGACACTGGAGGGAATTTTCATGGAAGAATATTGTTAGGTTTTTTATAACccccaaaagaacattttctcagACCGGCAGAGCTGAATCTGGGCTTTGTTGGAGACGATGTAACAATATAATGGCTGACCACT
Above is a window of Xiphophorus hellerii strain 12219 chromosome 2, Xiphophorus_hellerii-4.1, whole genome shotgun sequence DNA encoding:
- the fth1b gene encoding ferritin, heavy polypeptide 1b, whose product is MTSQIRQNFHQDCEAAINRQINLELYASYVYLSMAYYFDRDDKSLENFAKFFNAQSKEEREHAEKLMSLQNKRGGRIFLQDIKKPDRDEWGSGLEALECALQLEKSVNQSLLDLQKMAAEHNDPHMCDFVEAHFLDEQVKSIKQLADWISNLRRMGAPQNGMAEYLFDKHTMGMEAS